Part of the Deltaproteobacteria bacterium genome is shown below.
GCACCGATACAGGTAGCCATGACGCAATGATTGGTATACATCCCCGCTGCAACAATCGTATTGATTCCCCTCTGCTTAAGAACATGATCGATGATAGAGGAATTAAACGCTCCCTGTGCCGTCTTGTTGATCACTGGCTCGTTAGCCAAAGGAGAAAGGTCCGGCACTATCACATACCCTGGATCGTTGATAGAAACAATTGCGGGGAACCCCAGCATCTCCAGACATTTCCTATTCCATAACCGGACATACGGGACGAGATCTGATCCGTCTTCCGTGAGCGATCCGAAGGCCGTGAATATGACACAAGCCCCAGCTTCCCGGAAAGCTGAAAGCAGCCTCTTGATCACCGGAACAAGTTCCTTACCCCGCCGGACGGCGCCTTCTTCCGCATCCGGACCGTTGATGACACCGAAGTAGCGCGGCAGATTCCCCCCCTCACCTGCCTGATATACCTGCATGTCGATAACGAGCAGGGCTGTTTCCGTTTTTCTCTTGATTAATGACTTTCCGTTTGCATGCTCAGACATGATGGATATCCCCGTTCTCGTTGAGGTCACAAACGGCTCTTATTTAATCGGCCATTCTCCACGCTCTTTGAGCACATCCCGGTAAACCTCAAGCGCTTCATTAACGGCAGGCATACCCGCATAGGTCGCAACCTGGAAAAAAATCTCAGTCAGTTTCTTAGGGTCACAACCAACATTTAACGCTGCATTTACGTGAAGTTTTAATTCACCGGTTGCCCTGAGAGCCGCGAGCATAGCGCAAGCCGCCATCTGCCTT
Proteins encoded:
- a CDS encoding cysteine hydrolase, with protein sequence MSEHANGKSLIKRKTETALLVIDMQVYQAGEGGNLPRYFGVINGPDAEEGAVRRGKELVPVIKRLLSAFREAGACVIFTAFGSLTEDGSDLVPYVRLWNRKCLEMLGFPAIVSINDPGYVIVPDLSPLANEPVINKTAQGAFNSSIIDHVLKQRGINTIVAAGMYTNHCVMATCIGA
- a CDS encoding carboxymuconolactone decarboxylase family protein, with amino-acid sequence MSDDIKKRTQETANTLFGKGITMDPPYLMWREFDKDLANDFSRFITGNLYSRTVLTLSERQMAACAMLAALRATGELKLHVNAALNVGCDPKKLTEIFFQVATYAGMPAVNEALEVYRDVLKERGEWPIK